In a single window of the Candidatus Kaiserbacteria bacterium genome:
- a CDS encoding transposase, translated as MHTEFFHVLNRGVEKRTIFLDSRDYARFIHDLYTFNVQGRSDTNHRRNTKMTDIRCPSLAGEGERLVQIHFFCLMPNHYHLMLSPLVEGGVSLFMKKINMGYAKYFNERYERSGGLFQGKYKSIRITSDAHFMYLPFYIHLNPLDLTTPKWREGEIPSAQHVEELLSKYKWSSHLDYSGKSNFGSVTDRTFFLKYFGGSAGYTKAFQSHLKKFNILHLDGVTLE; from the coding sequence ATGCATACAGAGTTTTTTCACGTACTCAACAGAGGAGTTGAGAAGCGTACGATATTCCTTGATTCAAGGGATTATGCCAGATTTATTCATGATTTATATACGTTTAACGTTCAAGGAAGAAGCGACACCAACCATCGACGAAACACAAAAATGACGGACATCCGATGTCCGTCATTAGCAGGTGAAGGTGAACGGCTGGTGCAGATACACTTCTTTTGTCTCATGCCAAACCACTACCACCTCATGCTCTCCCCTCTCGTTGAAGGTGGGGTGTCTCTCTTTATGAAAAAGATAAATATGGGGTACGCAAAGTATTTTAATGAGCGATATGAACGCTCTGGTGGACTCTTTCAAGGTAAGTACAAATCCATACGTATCACCTCAGATGCACACTTCATGTATCTCCCCTTTTATATTCACCTCAATCCACTTGACCTCACCACACCAAAATGGCGCGAGGGAGAAATTCCTTCTGCACAACACGTCGAGGAATTACTTTCAAAATACAAATGGAGTAGTCATCTCGACTACAGTGGCAAAAGTAATTTTGGTTCAGTTACTGACCGAACATTTTTTCTCAAATATTTTGGAGGCTCAGCAGGCTATACAAAAGCATTTCAGTCGCACCTCAAAAAATTTAACATACTTCACCTTGATGGTGTAACCCTTGAGTAA